One Mycolicibacterium sarraceniae genomic window carries:
- the pdxT gene encoding pyridoxal 5'-phosphate synthase glutaminase subunit PdxT: MSVHVGVLALQGDTREHVAALREADAEVSTVRRRSELDVVDALVIPGGESTTMSHLLRAFDLLDPLRQRLADGMPAYGSCAGMILLASEILDAGAPGREAVALGAIDMTVRRNAFGRQVDSFEGEVTFDGLDGPAHAVFIRAPWVERVGPQVQVLARADDHIVAVRQGGVLATAFHPEMTGDRRVHKLFVDIVTGSR, from the coding sequence GTGAGCGTGCACGTGGGTGTGCTGGCTTTACAAGGGGACACCCGCGAGCACGTGGCGGCCCTTCGCGAGGCTGACGCCGAGGTGTCCACCGTGCGCCGCCGCAGCGAACTCGACGTAGTCGATGCCCTGGTGATCCCGGGTGGTGAATCGACGACGATGAGCCACCTGCTGCGCGCCTTCGATCTGCTGGACCCACTGCGGCAGCGCCTGGCTGACGGTATGCCGGCCTACGGGTCGTGTGCGGGAATGATCCTGCTGGCTTCGGAAATCCTGGACGCCGGAGCCCCCGGCCGTGAGGCGGTAGCGCTGGGCGCGATCGATATGACCGTGCGGCGCAACGCCTTTGGGCGTCAGGTGGATTCCTTCGAGGGTGAGGTCACCTTCGACGGGCTGGACGGACCCGCCCACGCGGTCTTCATCCGGGCGCCCTGGGTAGAGCGGGTCGGCCCCCAGGTCCAGGTGCTGGCCCGTGCCGACGATCACATCGTGGCGGTGCGGCAGGGGGGTGTGCTGGCCACGGCGTTTCACCCCGAGATGACCGGCGATCGGCGCGTGCACAAGCTGTTCGTGGACATCGTCACCGGCTCGCGCTGA
- the tesB gene encoding acyl-CoA thioesterase II, with amino-acid sequence MAIEEILDLEQLEVNIYRGQVFSPESGFLQRTFGGHVAGQSLVSAVRTVDPAFQVHSLHGYFLRPGDATAPAVYIVERLRDGGSFVTRRVNAIQHGETIFSMSASFQQDQSGIEHQDAMPAAPPPDDLPGFISKGGVFDDAGFSQFAEWDVRIVPRDQVARLPGKASQQQVWFKHRDPLPDDSVLHICALAYMSDLTLLGSAQVSHPEERKHLNVASLDHAMWFMRPFRADEWLLYDQSSPSACGGRSLTQGKIFNQYGELVAAVMQEGLTRYKRGYTGP; translated from the coding sequence ATGGCGATCGAAGAGATCCTCGACCTGGAGCAGCTCGAGGTCAATATTTACCGCGGTCAGGTCTTCAGCCCTGAATCCGGCTTCCTGCAGCGCACGTTCGGCGGCCATGTCGCCGGACAGTCGCTGGTGTCGGCGGTACGCACTGTCGATCCGGCCTTCCAGGTGCACTCCCTGCACGGCTACTTCCTGCGCCCCGGCGACGCCACCGCCCCGGCGGTGTACATCGTCGAGCGGCTGCGCGACGGCGGATCATTCGTCACCCGCCGGGTCAACGCGATCCAGCACGGCGAGACCATCTTCTCGATGTCGGCGTCGTTCCAGCAGGACCAGAGCGGTATCGAGCACCAGGACGCGATGCCCGCCGCGCCGCCGCCCGACGACCTGCCCGGGTTCATCTCCAAGGGCGGGGTGTTCGACGATGCCGGCTTCTCGCAGTTCGCCGAATGGGACGTCCGCATCGTCCCGCGTGACCAGGTGGCTCGCCTGCCGGGCAAGGCTTCTCAGCAGCAGGTGTGGTTTAAGCATCGGGATCCGCTGCCCGACGATTCCGTGCTGCACATCTGCGCGTTGGCCTACATGAGCGATCTGACGCTGCTCGGCTCCGCGCAGGTCAGTCACCCCGAGGAACGCAAGCACCTCAACGTCGCCTCGCTGGATCACGCCATGTGGTTCATGCGGCCGTTCCGGGCCGACGAGTGGCTGCTCTATGATCAGTCCTCGCCGTCGGCGTGCGGCGGCCGCTCGCTGACACAGGGCAAGATCTTCAACCAATACGGGGAGCTGGTCGCCGCCGTCATGCAGGAGGGGCTGACGCGCTACAAGCGCGGATACACCGGCCCGTGA
- a CDS encoding cytochrome c oxidase subunit 3, which produces MTAVGEPVPVHTRRIPGEAGTWVFLLGDMLVFAAFFATFMVERSTTPEVFDAARKTLHVNIGLVNTLVLLTSSLFVVAAIGGLRTGAGAIAARALVIAIGCGVVFVALKISEYVLLVGAGHTAGANHFYLYYFILTGLHLLHVCIGIVVLVLMFTQTRRTELSATRLAVIEGGGCFWHLVDLLWIVLFPLLYLVS; this is translated from the coding sequence ATGACGGCAGTCGGCGAACCGGTGCCAGTTCACACACGACGTATCCCCGGCGAAGCCGGCACCTGGGTTTTCCTGCTGGGCGACATGCTGGTGTTCGCGGCGTTCTTCGCCACGTTCATGGTCGAAAGATCAACGACACCAGAGGTTTTCGACGCGGCCCGCAAGACGTTGCACGTCAACATCGGGCTTGTCAACACTCTGGTGCTGCTGACCAGCTCGCTATTCGTAGTGGCGGCGATCGGTGGTCTTCGCACAGGTGCTGGTGCGATCGCGGCGAGAGCCCTAGTGATCGCTATCGGCTGCGGTGTGGTGTTCGTGGCGTTGAAGATCAGCGAATACGTGCTGCTGGTCGGTGCCGGACACACCGCGGGCGCCAACCACTTCTACCTGTACTACTTCATCCTCACCGGGCTGCACCTGCTGCACGTCTGCATCGGGATCGTCGTCCTGGTGCTGATGTTCACCCAGACCCGGCGGACTGAACTGTCGGCCACCAGGCTCGCGGTGATCGAGGGCGGCGGTTGCTTCTGGCACCTGGTCGACCTGCTGTGGATCGTCCTGTTCCCACTCCTGTATCTGGTGAGCTGA
- the pdxS gene encoding pyridoxal 5'-phosphate synthase lyase subunit PdxS — protein sequence MTVDTNGSGSPAQTGTARVKRGMAEMLKGGVIMDVVTPEQARIAEGAGAVAVMALERVPADIRAQGGVSRMSDPDMIESIIAAVTIPVMAKARIGHFVEAQILQSLGVDYIDESEVLTPADYTNHIDKWKFTVPFVCGATNLGEALRRLTEGAAMIRSKGEAGTGDVSNATTHMRKIGGEIRRLTSLSEDELFVAAKELQAPYELVAEVARAGKLPVTLFTAGGIATPADAAMMMQLGAEGVFVGSGIFKSGDPAARAAAIVKATTFYDDPDVLAKVSRGLGEAMVGINVEDIAQPHRLAERGW from the coding sequence ATGACAGTGGATACCAACGGCTCGGGTAGCCCCGCGCAGACCGGTACCGCTCGGGTCAAGCGCGGTATGGCCGAGATGCTCAAGGGCGGCGTCATCATGGACGTCGTCACCCCCGAGCAGGCGCGCATCGCCGAGGGCGCCGGAGCAGTGGCCGTCATGGCCCTGGAACGCGTCCCGGCTGATATTCGCGCCCAGGGCGGCGTCTCGCGGATGAGCGACCCCGACATGATCGAGAGCATCATCGCCGCGGTGACCATCCCGGTGATGGCCAAGGCCCGCATAGGACACTTCGTCGAGGCGCAGATCCTGCAGAGCCTCGGAGTGGACTACATCGACGAGTCCGAGGTGCTCACGCCCGCCGACTACACCAACCACATCGACAAGTGGAAGTTCACCGTTCCGTTCGTGTGCGGTGCCACCAACCTCGGCGAGGCGCTGCGCCGTCTCACCGAGGGCGCGGCGATGATCCGCTCCAAAGGTGAGGCCGGCACCGGCGACGTGTCCAACGCCACGACCCACATGCGCAAGATCGGTGGGGAGATCCGCCGACTGACATCGCTGTCGGAAGACGAGTTGTTCGTTGCCGCAAAGGAATTGCAGGCGCCCTACGAGCTGGTGGCTGAGGTGGCTCGGGCGGGCAAGCTGCCGGTGACGCTGTTCACCGCCGGCGGTATCGCCACCCCGGCCGATGCCGCGATGATGATGCAGCTGGGCGCTGAGGGTGTGTTCGTCGGCTCGGGCATCTTCAAGTCCGGCGACCCCGCCGCCCGCGCGGCGGCCATCGTCAAGGCCACCACCTTCTACGACGACCCGGACGTGCTGGCCAAGGTGTCGCGCGGTCTGGGTGAGGCCATGGTCGGCATCAACGTGGAGGACATCGCGCAGCCACACCGGCTCGCCGAACGCGGCTGGTAA
- a CDS encoding cytochrome C oxidase subunit IV family protein has protein sequence MLALLRNRACASWLILVTATLASFALGADHGTGSLVVIGVLAIAAIKVRLVGLDFMELRHAPIPLRVAFEAYCVALWALLSGLYRWL, from the coding sequence ATGTTGGCATTGCTGCGTAACCGCGCCTGCGCGAGCTGGCTGATCCTGGTGACCGCCACACTGGCGTCGTTCGCTCTGGGCGCCGATCACGGCACAGGGTCGTTGGTGGTGATCGGCGTCCTGGCGATCGCCGCGATCAAGGTGCGGCTGGTGGGACTGGACTTCATGGAGCTGCGGCACGCCCCGATCCCCCTGCGGGTGGCGTTCGAGGCCTACTGCGTGGCCTTGTGGGCGCTGCTATCCGGCCTGTACCGATGGCTCTGA